A single region of the Sorghum bicolor cultivar BTx623 chromosome 7, Sorghum_bicolor_NCBIv3, whole genome shotgun sequence genome encodes:
- the LOC8070076 gene encoding uncharacterized protein LOC8070076 yields the protein MANHGATAIILVMSLFVAVALSGVDARLTAVRHNAVAALHGTKPNARLTVGRDANGGYALEKAAPVPELTCNKVHGVQVGETCSSVAEGSGLSQDDFLGFNPNINCEKMFVGQWVCLEATSA from the exons ATGGCAAACCACGGCGCCACCGCCATCATCCTGGTCATGTCCCTCTTCGTGGCAGTTGCCCTCTCCGGGGTCGACGCGAGGCTCACCGCGGTGCGCCACAACGCGGTGGCAGCCCTCCACGGGACCAAGCCCAATGCAAGGCTCACCGTGGGCCGCGACGCGAATGGAG GTTACGCGCTGGAGAAGGCTGCGCCAGTGCCGGAGCTGACCTGCAACAAGGTGCATGGGGTGCAGGTGGGTGAGACGTGCTCCTCCGTGGCGGAGGGATCGGGGCTGAGCCAGGATGACTTCCTCGGCTTCAACCCCAACATCAACTGCGAGAAGATGTTCGTCGGCCAGTGGGTCTGCCTTGAAGCCACATCCGCTTGA
- the LOC8073548 gene encoding uncharacterized protein LOC8073548: protein MAMSLSRISHWIWPGSRTRNRRGREPPAVSTAVTKGLFPDSPSGFREPDPVGRPGSGAARPRKGKIRRRGDRGEDRVDGERGMVIVQSDGDGCLSDSDSDGSDWSIGWLEPLAPELQSDADSEGSFAVLVPCYRHSRADRPARPDGRFPGPGGVAHGGVSDNKNFVEQWVSSLRN from the exons ATGGCCATGTCGCTGAGCCGCATCTCCCACTGGATATGGCCGGGGAGCAGAACTAGAAACCGCAGAGGCCGCGAGCCaccggcggtgagcacggccgTGACGAAAGGCCTCTTCCCGGACTCCCCGTCCGGGTTCCGGGAGCCAGACCccgtcgggcgcccgggctcCGGCGCGGCACGGCCGCGTAAGGGCAAGATCCGCCGGCGCGGCGACCGCGGGGAGGATAGGGTCGACGGCGAGCGTGGCATGGTTATCGTACAGTCCGACGGCGACGGCTGCCTGTCTGACTCGGACTCGGACGGCTCCGACTGGTCAATCGGCTGGCTCGAGCCGCTCGCGCCGGAGTTGCAGAGCGACGCGGACTCCGAGGGCAGCTTCGCCGTCCTCGTGCCGTGCTATCGACACAGCCGCGCTGACCGGCCTGCCCGTCCTGATGGTAGGTTCCCTGGTCCTGGTGGTGTCGCCCACGGCGGAGTTTCAG ATAACAAGAATTTTGTGGAGCAATGGGTGTCTTCCCTTCGGAACTGA